From a region of the Saccharomycodes ludwigii strain NBRC 1722 chromosome VII, whole genome shotgun sequence genome:
- the NMD4 gene encoding Nmd4p (similar to Saccharomyces cerevisiae YLR363C | NMD4 | Nonsense-Mediated mRNA Decay) encodes MNINNKNKNKNKNKNNNNNNNIKNIKATTFILDASCFEKALGHVLEWIELTSNKQKNSICFYLPTFTIEELNFLKNKRKNMNAIKSLKIIDTKSDFFDLELCDEGLKDNTSSGNGSWNSILEKYLIIEKEKNSTYIKKLPSRFKKLIKAYYNFQEKTINLEPKSNPTSDDNDSNKSNNGSKPTTPRCYLVTCDENVEKLCGYFTGINLIDVLKADSLIVRNKKLDFFKKKFISNMEKSVIPSDNDQTTSQEDFDDVKKTDFKKTVWAQRGKGELWVP; translated from the coding sequence atgaatatcaataacaagaataagaataaaaataaaaataaaaataataataataataataatatcaagaACATTAAAGCCACCACTTTTATATTGGATGCTTCTTGTTTTGAAAAGGCATTGGGCCATGTATTAGAGTGGATAGAGTTAActtcaaataaacaaaaaaattcaatatgTTTCTATTTACCCACCTTCACTATAGAagaattgaattttttgaaaaataaaagaaagaatatGAATGCTATAAAaagtttgaaaattatCGATACGAAAAGTGATTTCTTTGATCTCGAGTTGTGCGATGAAGGGTTAAAAGATAACACTAGCAGTGGCAATGGTAGTTGGAATTcaatattggaaaaatatttaataatagaaaaggAGAAAAACTCAACATATATCAAGAAATTGCCTTCAAGATTCAAAAAGTTAATCAAAGCCTATTATAATTTCCAAGAAAAAACCATAAATTTGGAGCCCAAGTCAAATCCTACAAGTGATGATAACGATAGCAACAAAAGTAATAATGGCTCAAAGCCAACAACGCCTCGTTGCTATTTAGTTACGTGTGATGAAAATGTTGAAAAGTTGTGTGGGTATTTTACAGGTATTAATTTAATCGATGTCTTAAAAGCGGACTCATTAATCGTTAGAAACAAGAAGTTGGATTTTTTcaagaaaaagtttataaGCAACATGGAGAAAAGTGTAATTCCTTCTGACAATGATCAAACCACCAGTCAAGAAGATTTTGATgatgttaaaaaaacagaTTTCAAGAAAACTGTATGGGCCCAAAGAGGTAAAGGTGAGTTGTGGGTGCCATAA